A window of Drosophila santomea strain STO CAGO 1482 chromosome X, Prin_Dsan_1.1, whole genome shotgun sequence genomic DNA:
tttccgACTTGCGCAACCGCTAATGACCACACAAAGCAAAAGATTCGCAACTTAAATAGCACGGTTTAAATTGCTAAAAGCCCAAAAACATAAATGTTGTAGAGTCAATATTTAAGCCATCATCATTCATGGAGCTTTgggttttcaaattaattaaccTGCGCTGCGCAAACAGAATTTTTCCCACTAAGTTGGGAAACCTCTTCATTTGAATTTCTGCGAATTTTGTAACATGAAAAATGCAGGAAAACACTTCCTAAGAATTAACACGTTAATGAAAAATGTAACAAACTTCAACATGCAATCAAACCGACGCGTTTATcaaatgttttgcattttccactgACATCCCTAATTGACATGAATGTCAAGTAGATACACATAAGTTCACGGCTAAAAGCCTTTTGTGATAtgtgaaaatgtgaaaatgtcAAATTGTGGACCGGTTTTGGGCATTTTTCTTTGTCCGCtgtatgttttgtttttcttgttgcttTTCCGCCACCAGCCCACAACCGCTACAGTGGGCACTCCGTAAGCCAACGGCCACAGgagggcaaacaaaaaaaattagatTTGAGCCATAGTTTAAGTGGCTGAGAGCAGCACGAATAATTAAGTTCCATGTGGCGCACGAAGAAGGAGCATTTGCGTATCGAGTTTTAGTTTCTCGCTTGTGGTGGCACTACCAATGGCAAATTAGGTTAACTATGCCTCCACTTCCTGGCCCCCGCATCCCgcgtcctgcatcctgcatccttcTTCCTACATCCTGCATCCCGCATCCCGCGTTTGCAACGTCCGCCTCTTCAGATTGTCAAATGAAAGTTCAAAGCTAAAAATAGTATGGTAAATGAcagtgtgtgtgcgccagGATGGTTAATTCAATTCGCTTTTAAAAGCCTTTCCCACACTCGAGGCTCAAAAGCCCGTCAGACTGTCAAGGTCAAAAGGTAATGACTAGATGGCCCCAACCCCACACCTTCTATATCCCTGGATCATATTTCACAGGTCGCAGAATAAaggaaacacacacacattcgcacCATATTTCTATTGCCTAGCTATCAGCGCACAGTGGGCTCAGTTGGATCGATTCTTGTCGGAACATTACGTTCTTCTCTTACAAGCTCTTTTTTAAACTTGGTTATATTacattattaataataattacacaGTATGTTAAGAACAAGTTCcgcaaaaagaaagaaagcaaCAACTGTGTTTTGCATGTTGCAATCAAGTTCCTTTTTATATAAgcaaaatgcaatattttagCTCTCATTTTTAAACAGAATTGAGCCCACTGTGCGCCGACACAACAGGTAGCAATGGAAGCAAAAATACAACTTTGGATCAGGATCTCGAGCTCGTGCGCTTAGCAAATATATGTGTGATTATTGGCGTACAAGCTCGCATTTTTCGGGATTATTATCTATGCATAAGCTCAATACATACAATTCGATAAGTTGTACACTGAGCCAAAATTCTGATAGAACAGGTATCCAAAAACTATATTTCCTTTAGAAATGATATTGCCAAATGGAAGAGATACTTTAAGTACAGGTAGGCTGTAAAGTTACCGACATCTCGACactcatacggacggacagaaaGTCCCGGCGAGTAATCATGAGCAAGAAACTCCTACTTTTAGCTGTAACATGGTCTTCAAAGCATCTATAGGTTGAAATAGATTCTTGAGAGGAAACGGGTGTACAAATTTATATCGGTGCCTGAGTGCGTAATGCAGAAAAGCTGTTACACAAGTGAGGCTCGCACTCAATTCagttcgattcgattcaatACATGACCCcctcacacccacacccacacccacacccaaagccaaaagcccTTATCACGccacatgcacacacatagTATACCCCATAATGGTGCATATCGATAAGGGGCGGCCAGCGAATTAgcagtatctgtatctatagGGGGCATGAACACACATAGATAcgtatgcacatacatatgtatgtatgcatatatatctATAAGCTCTCTCCCCTTCGGTGTGCGGAATTTCGCGGTTTTATTGTCTGCACTGTGGGCATATTTCGTATTATTTTCAGTTGCCTGATTTGCGTTCTACCAACTCTTGCGACTCTTTGCAATTAACAAGtcgtaaataaaaaattgttgaCATATTTGATAAGCGACAGAAGCCGCAGGGAGCAGCAGAGGGAGCGGGATAGATAAGCAAAGAGAGGGGGAGAGCTCGCCAGCGCACATGCAAAAACACACTCACAACACACTCTGCTTTTCGCGCGGTGTTTAATTTCCGCAAGTTCCCCTTtcccccaaaaacaaaaattgtttagAAATTCAAGTCGTTAATCATTGCCAATTTCTTTGTGGAGTAGTTTATTTTCAGGGATTTTTTCTTGGACAATTGAAGAGGTTTGTGTGATTTTCAGACACTTGTTGAAAAAGTTCGACTTCGGAGTTATTCTCATTCTCACAAAGCTGCTACAAATGTAAATAGCTTATTTACTTGTTAGGAGTTCAGATATGTTTAGCAGACTATACATTTCCAGGCCAAGCAATTTCTAAACCGATTTTCGCACCGAGCGACTGCTTTTTGAACCGATCTGAAACACTTCCTTGATGCGATAACTGGGGTTCACATTTTACCCTTTCCGAGGGCGAGCTTTGCACCTTTACACGGCATTGTACACGGTTCATTGTGGTCTTTGTTTGTAATTGTTACCAGCGGGGGAGTTGCGGTCGTCGCTTTGATCTTCGTCTCATTGAAAACACTTGAGCTCTTGTTCTAATGTACATTCTTTTTTTCGGACAAGGTCTCGGCAAATTGTGCTttctttttgggttttattCCATTATCACACTATCAGTatcacaaacaaaaaattggaatTGAAGACACAACTTAGCGGTAGAGAAATGGCAAATTAACCTGTTTTCGTTAGTGGGATCGATCTCGAATCGTATCATTTTCATGTGTATGAGCATCGGCTTTTTCTCGCCCTGATAAGGTAGCGCATACATTTTTCTGGCAGTGTGCGACAGGCAGCCGGAGCTCTCGAAATATGCTAGTAAGtgaattaaaattacaaaacttCGTCTGCCGCGTATCACAATATCTGAAATCTGCGCGAACCGCTCGCCATCGTCAACTAAACTAAAGTACTACCGCCAAGTCCCTGCGactaaactaaaataaataaaaaagaaggCACAACAAAACCCAGCAAAAATTGGCTTTGTATGCATGTATGAAATTTGTATTAAAGAGCGGCGGAGGCTCTGCAATTGAAAGAGACCCATTGAGTGGGCAGTGACCGAATGGCGAACGACCCACCGACCGATGCTCTCCTCTCACAtgctttccttttttattatttcagtACAGTGATCCCCCTGAGAGAGAACTGCAATGTTTTATACACTGAACCTATATTCCCACAGATGCCTGTACAAGATCGTCTTGTCATAGGAAAGTTGTCAAAGTTGAACAATGAgtacaaattaaacaaatgaaattattgaaaatatacaaattaacaAGGATTTCCCCCATTAGAGCCCAAAGCCAGAGTCCACTGTATTTTGTAACCAATAAAtagataaacaaacaaaaatgaagcGAGGGGCGGCAAGTGGGCGCAGGGAACTGCCCACAGTTTGCACAGGATCGGCGAAAGGGAGAGAGTGGGAATCACTATATCACTATCAGTCACCGACTGACCAAATATATACCCCATACTCTGCCGCCTAACCGCCCAACCACCCCCTTCTCCCTGCCCAGCAGGCAACCTTGtcttgcttatttatttaccgaGTGGGCGGATGAgcaggggggggggggggggggagcGGAAGGGGGAAGTCCACCCAACCGcagggcgtatacgtaattgTCAAAGCAAAGTAGTTAAATTTGTACAGTGCACAGTGGGACGAAGGCTGGTATAAATTGTAGAATAttccaataaaaaataataataattggaCAGAACTTCAGTTCGCCGACAAAAACATCACCCACTGTGCACGCAATGAGTTTTGCATTTCCGATGACATATTTTCACCAACCATCAATCAATCGGGcgatcaatcaatcaatcaattgagGGGAAATTCATATGCAAACAAAAGAAAGTACATACACatgtacacatgtacatataccCCGTACACAAAGAGGCAATATTTTCTTGTAGTGCAAATTACTTCAGTGGCATGTTCGGAATTGGAATGCCTGGAGTAGTCAATGTAGTCAATAATTTACATAAAACCTCCTGCCGAGCGGCCAGATCAACTCAAACCCAATCCGAGTGGTCTCAGTTTCCATCTCGATCTCGAAAAGATAAATCCCTCATCCGCTCGGGAGAAACAGAAGGGAAACAGGGCGAAAGGCGAAACGAGGAGACGTCTTGAAGTTTGAGGGAATTGAAGGCATTATTTGCTACCCATTCTTTGCTGGCatacaaaattcaattaaatttatcgTAATCATTTAACAATGGAGCAAATATTCGCTTTGCAGCTCAacaaatttattgttattgttattgttattgttgcgaGGTGTCCGCTTACACTCGTTGTGTGTGCATAAAGTTATGCGgttacttatttatttttccctcATTTTTTCCCCCGATTAGTCAATGGGTAGTGGTTACTGTGCAgtaataataattgatttatttattcatattcatGTGCAgcaacgctgcgtatacgcaatgcgcGACTGCAGGGggttttaaaaaatgtctGATATTGCGCTTTGAATATTAATAtagttttgaattatttatgcgGTGGCAGAAATTGGCGCGTTAAAGTTTTTAGCAAAGTTTAACCTTCAATTAAAACGGCCCCCGAGTACATTAAAGTTACATTAATATCAAAGCACATAAACCCATCTATATTTAAACCAAGAAATATGTCTGACGTGGGAAAAACAACTTTAAATCGAGAGAATCGAAAGTAATAAGTATAGTTAATTGGAACATTCAGGTGCTCAATTTGTTGTGATAATCCAATCAATAATCAATTAATTTCCAAAGTTATCTCACATTTAAAAGACTCGTCTGTGGCGAAATTTCCAGTTAGTCAATTGACGTGTGTATCTCTTCTAATTGACAGTTCTCTAAGTTTGCCCCAACCAACTCACGTAATTTGAAAATTGCACATGCAGCCAGTTTAAGACGTGACAAACTTTCCGAAAAGAATACGAGAAAGTGTAAACAAAGAAAGATAGCGAAGGGTACACAATAAGTCATTGGATCTTTTCGTACCACAAAATCTAATTTAACTAATGGGTTTTTGGTCTTTTGGTCTAAACTTTCCCATCAGCAGACCACTTTAAAGATAACTATCTCAAAAATATGGCacgaaaatcaataaataattaacataAGCATTAactgaaatacaaaaaataaagggATATTTTGTAAAATCGACCCTTCGGAAAGGTCGGCCttatctacatatatgtacgttgTATCCCGCTGACGTCACTTGAACTTTTTATAGAATacgaaataataaataatttttgcaCATCCccaaacggacagacggaccgacagacagacagcgggaaatatatggaaaataaatttcattcaGAACAGACAGACGCAAAACAATGACAAATATGCATGGAAAGACAGCGCGAGTCGGGCGATGAATGAAATGAGACTGAAATGAGGAATGTACGAAATGGGAACGCCAGATGAAGGAGCACTGGAGTGGGTTCCGTCCGAGGGGAGGTTAGGATGAAATCACCGAGCGGCCCCGGCGCAGCCACAATGGCGACCAATATTGGGCTGCCGACTCTATATGTCTATATGTCTATATGCCTATATGCCTATATGTCTATATGGTCTCCAAGGATGGGAAATGTGGCGAGTCATCTGTGTTCCCCCAAAATCTACAACTAAGAACATTATCAAAGCACAGAAATTGCAGCTAGTAGTTAGTAAATAACAGTAATGTTTCGAAAATCGAACAAAATGTCAGAGATCAGATGGAAATTCCAACGGAATTTATTATATCTAGCGAATAGCCTCGAGGGGAATAAAACCTTTCGCACAGAGTTCGTTTacaattgtttttaattatgcacATTGTGCGCCGCCAGTTGCTGTTGATTATGCGGTTAGTTATTGTCATTTAGTTCATCGCAATTCAGCGCAATTTTCATCTCTCATCTGCTTTTTTTATTGGCAGCCTTTCCGCCCCCTGATCGCCTGGCATTTCTCGTTTCTTGTTTCTCGTTTCCAATTTCAAATATTAagttttcacttattttttcgatggttttttgttggcaatgaaagtgaaataatGTGCAATAATATGcatgcatgtacatatatgtatgcatcACTGTGCTTTCAAAGACAGCAGAGACGACTGACCGCCTCTCAACTTTTGCCACCATAAATCACAACGGATCGCCACTGCACAGTGGAGCCAGCTGCATTTGAACGTGAATTGCAATTAacgaatatacatatataaagaaaatatacatattacaCTTGTAACCCGAAAAACGATCAAGTTACCCAGAATTTAATGTCAGACTCCCCTGACCCAATTTCGAACCAAGTTGACCTGGTGATTTCAGTGATTCCGCATTCAGCCAATCGACCAGttctgttttcagtttttttggGAGCACACACATCTGAATTTTTGTTTGAAAAAAGTCTATATAGTTATTTTTCCCGTTGATTCGAATAATCAGGTAAGCTGTTCGGAGCAGCACTATCGAAATCCCCACACTAAATTCACAATTCATAGACAGTTTTCTGGCGCTATGGTGgagaaaaccaaaacactTCAGCTGCTGCGAATGGCTCGCTCCGTCTTGACGATCATCTATAACGACCACTTCTGCTGGACCTTCATAAAGAGCTATGGACTCTTCTCCCTGGCGATCCCGCTGGCCAAGTACTTCGATGGCTTCCAAGTATTGCCCAATGGTGTTAtgtagtttttcttttggcgCGCGGATCGGATATGTGCCAAGTGTGCGTAAATTAAATGTATGTTGATCAAGGCAAACGTTGATACTGTAAAACATTGTCTTGTCTTTGATGAGTCTGGTTTTTTGGATCTGATGAGCCTTAGCCTCATAAAAACAATTGTAATTGGGTTCGTATATTGTAACTGGTTCGTATATCTTATAGTTTAGTCTGTTGAATCGGTTAGACCTACGTTAACCCTACCAACATTAAAAGTACGTCTGTGTAATTTAAAAACAGCAAATTGGCGGAAAGGTGATAGATTTTGTTTATAGGTCTGAATGCGTTGTAAATACGTGGGCTTTTTTTTCAGCTGTTCGAAATCCCAAAATCCGAAAATCCGCTGTAATTGCCATCATGTATGACGTCAATTGCCGCTTCGCCGTTCGCCGTTCGCCAAGGTGAgctcatttattttgttgacTTACCGCATAAACTGGTgatgctgtggctgctgctggtacagatgttgctgctgctgctgctgctgctgatgctgccgCAGTCCATGGGCCATGTCCCCGAAatcgatgctgctgctgccgccagTCAGCGCTGGGTGacgatgttgttgttgctgctgttgctgctgctgtgggtAGAACGGCTGACTAAGGATGGTGATGCCTCCGCTGGCCGTGCTGGTGATGCTGCCCGATCGACTGCCTCCGTGCAGGGATGGTGCATGATGGGGGTTGGGGTGCTGgtgcgattgcgattgcggCGATCCTGCCGGCGATGATGTGGTCACGGCTGCAACAGCGGGATATGAGAtcaactgttgctgctgctgatgctgatgcggtggtgctgcaactgctgccgctgctgctgctgctgctgccgctggaAATGTGGTCTTGTGGGAGCCGTTGGCCAGCAGCGAGGGCGAGTGCGTCGACATGGTCAGGCGATTCGACTCCGGCGTGTGGGCAATGCTCGTATAATGCTGTAAAAAGACGAGGAAAACAAGTTAGAGATGATAATACAACACAACGTATTAGTCAGTGGGTGTATTTCAATAGTAGTCACACTCTTAATTAGTAGTTtcatgcatatgtacatataatatatgtacatacatatacacacaaatGTATCTCAAGCAAGCTATAATTTATCCAATTAATAATTCAAGTGCGGACTTTGTTCACTGTTCGTCATTTTTAAACGCATTATTATTACTGCAAAGTGGAGCACCATTTACTCATATAACTCGCTGGTCAATGGAAAATGTATTGGCTTTACAAAAACCGAtcgtttatttattgtttttcgcCAAAGTTGTTAAAACCTGAACTGGCTAACAAGCGGTTTGCCCGTTACACgatattcaataaataaggGACCGATCCCATCTCAAGTTAACTATTCTGAATAAAGTGTATATTGCCCATGCAGATAccaaataatcataaatcataaatttataattgttATACGTTTCACAATAGGTGAGTCACGATCCCTTTTATGCTATCATAAGCAAATATACACTTTTATGGATGTTAATCCGCGATATTTCAAAGATCTGATTACGCTTGCATGAAAGGCTCAGGCCCTTGTGGCTCAGGCAATTAACCGGATTGTCttaacttttttattatttttttttttttttgaaaataccgCTTTTTGTCCGACTTAAGGTCAGACCTTATAAAGATGACCACTTTTTATCATCACACTTTGGGTAAGAAAGCAGTAAACacttggcaaaaaaaaaaaaataataataaaaaaaaaagcctaTAGCTCGGGTATTCCGGTGGCCCTGGGGCTGTGGGTGTGGATATGGGGGTTAGGATGAGCTTACCATCTGAAGGACATCGCACTCCTTGGGCACCACGTGCAGCGTGAGGACCGCCGGCGTCTGCTTGATCATCGAGACGATGGTGCTGTAGGCGATGCCAGCGATCGGCTGGTTGTTGACCATCAGCACGCGGTCGCCAGTCTGCAGGTTGGCGTAGTGGGCCGGTCCGTTCGCCTGCACCTCTTTGATGAAAATGGTCTCCATCGCTTTCACTTGGTACggcggcagcgacgtcggcgACGTTGGTTCCAAACCGGTGATCCCGGCGACGCcgacgctgctgctgctgccgctgctgctgcccgcCGCACTGGAGGCTTCCTACACACcaaacgaaaccgaaacaaaaacaaaaaatagttaGTCAGCTGTACGCCTGAGGTGCGAAAACTACGTGCCACCCGTTGTAAAGGTAGGCCctaagttttaaaataagaGGGATTATATACTCTATAATCTATATCGTAATGTCAGATCTTTTTGAGACCCTTCACCAATTGGAATCGGAACAGGAAAGTTATTCAGATGTTTACAGGTATAAATTGTAAATCagtcttatattttttgaaaaacaaaaaaaaagcctgtcttataaaaattgtaatataaCATTTTCTGTTGCTTAAAGAAAGTAGTGAAATACCTACGAATATAAGCAAATACCAGCTGAACACAAAACAAACCCCTATTAATGCGAACGCGACTGTGGGTCGTGAGACAACATTTTGCGAGGAGAGTGTAGATTGGATTGAGTCGCCTTGCAAGCGTCAAGAAGAAGACGAAAAGAGAGTGTGCGAGTGAGTAAGAGCGACAAGCGGAGGATGTAAtatcaacaaaataaaaataaaacggg
This region includes:
- the LOC120456346 gene encoding uncharacterized protein LOC120456346, which translates into the protein MVEKTKTLQLLRMARSVLTIIYNDHFCWTFIKSYGLFSLAIPLAKYFDGFQVLPNGVM